From Calditerrivibrio sp.:
CCTCGTCTATATCAGACGAGCTATATGATTCTTCTATGGCATCATTTATATCGCTTCTATCTTTTTTCCAAACTAGCTGGATATTTTCAGCAATTATTTCATGCTTACTTTTCTTAACACCATCCTGTTCCCAAGTTCTGTAAGAAAGTCTACCTTCAACCAGTACAGATAAGCCTTTTGTAACAAACTCATTACAAAAATCACCCAGTTTTGAAAATGCTACTATATCAATATAACAGACTTCATCCTTCATACTATCACCGGATTTATAGCGCCTATTTACAGCAAGTCCAAACCTGGCAACTGTAGTAGATGTGCTCGCGATGACCCTTACCTCGGGATTTCTAGTAACATTTCCTAACAAAATGACCTTATTGAAGAAGCCCATAGATTATTCCTTTTCTGTAGTTTCTGCTGCTGTTTGGGCAACTTCTGCTTTGGAGTCTTCGCT
This genomic window contains:
- the ssb gene encoding single-stranded DNA-binding protein, which translates into the protein MGFFNKVILLGNVTRNPEVRVIASTSTTVARFGLAVNRRYKSGDSMKDEVCYIDIVAFSKLGDFCNEFVTKGLSVLVEGRLSYRTWEQDGVKKSKHEIIAENIQLVWKKDRSDINDAIEESYSSSDIDEEDIPF